TTCTGTATCTTTGGcttattgttgttttgtttgtgaGGTTCTCTTGAGAAAACAAAGCTCTAAATTATTTCTTCCAAAATAGATAGAAAAGGCCACAAACAAATCAACAATTGCGCTATAACTAGATCCTTTACCAAGGGCCTTAAACATGTTTGATCGCAATTTGATCCATTATTAGCAGACTGTTATTAGACCTTTGCATCAGTAATATAATCATTTTTGGCATGTGATAAACTTAACAAGCTAAAGTTAAACGTTTGCAGACTGCTATGAATATTGGACCCGCTTCAAATGCAGCAATATCTGGGCTGCCATATCATTCCTCCACACCTGTCATAACTACCTCTCGTCCACAAGTTGTTACTCTGCCCGCTATAGCAACTGCACAGGCTCCCTCTGCCTTGTCTACTTCTACTCCTATATTGTCGATTCTTGACTCATCTGAAGCCAATGCCGCAATGAAGCGTTCAACCGATCTTGTGAAGCCATCATCATTTTTTGGCCCCCCACCTTCTTCTCAACTTGTTATCGTGCCTCCGGTTTCTTCAGCTATACCTACTGCGCCTCCATTGAATACCCCTGGTAATCTACAACGACCTTATGGCGTGCCTTTACTCCAGCCATTTCCACCACCCACTCCCCCGTCATCGCTCACTCCAGCTCCTCTTCCTACACCCAATTATGGGCCTACTATAAGCAGAGAAAAAGTCCAGGAAGCACTTCAAATACTTGTTCAGGTAATCTATTCTTGACAAGTAGTTTTTGTTTCAATTTTCATTCTTAAACGTCATTTTTACCTATTCTCCATATCTTCGCGTTGGACAGGACAATCAATTTATAGACATGGTTTACCGAGCAGTGCTGAATGCTCATCAGACGTGATAGTGGTTTGGAAAATACGTGGTGGATCGTTTCCTACTTTACACATCGTTGGCGGGAAATATTCGTAGGTTTCTGTCTGAGAGAGACGTGTCTTGACCCTCCTGTATAATCTGTGTTAATTTTTTAGCTGATTTCAGTGTCAAGAATGTTTAAACATGTTCGTATTTTCTTGGTTTGTTGGGCAGTGGAATAGATCATcgtttataattttattaaatacctTGGTTGCTATTACAATTTTACTAAATCCTAAATTATCATTTATTAAAATGTAGAAATAAATTGTGTAATTATCTTTGTTACAAATTTACAGTTAGCGAATAATCGATTCTTCTTGACGTGATACTTTGGTAAGTTTTAACTTATTTGAAACCATTTATAAAGTTTTTGAATTTGTTGGGTAAAATATTTTCCAACAAAAAATATGATATGTAAATTAAACTGCTAAAATTTCGTTGGTATTTTAATTTCATGTAAATTTTGTTCCACTATACCCGTCGAATCGAAGCATGCATTTATTCATACGATTACATAGATTTCCTCCAAGAAGTAGCGATACCAAAGCCAGCTATGGCTGGAGTGTAAAACCTGCTGCGGCCATGTAGGTGAATCGAAGAAACCCGATTACCGTTTTAATGAAGAGCAAATTCGACACGAGGCCCGTGGCCGGAAGTGCTACATTGCAGCTGGAGAGAGGCGTCAGAACAAATAATCGGCAATTGGAGACGATTGAACTGATGGTTGCGTTGGGTCGAGGGAACAATGGCAGCGAATACACCCCATTTGAATTGGTTGTTCCGTTCATCGGCGCCAACGCCAGCACATCCGCCGTGCACGCAACCTGCAAGGCGGCGTCTGCGGGAAAAATTGGTTTCAAGCATTTATCAGACAAAGTAACAACATTCAGGAATACATATGCACCATATATGGATGTACAATACGTGTACATGTAACTTGCTGAGGTAGGAATTTGGCACTAATTCGAAAAATCCAAGgatttttgtatttattttctaaaagggatttttttcaaaaaaaaattccaaaaatgGAATTAATCATAACGCGACGCAAGAGGGAATGGACTTACTTCCAAACACTGGAGTGGCACCAGCATTGGAGCCGGCGGTAATATTGCCATTTGTGGTGCAATACAGAGTTCCATTGACAATTATTATTCCGATTGCACTTTGGGCATCTGCAAGACATGTTGCTAATATAGCAAGTGAAAGGAAAATCAAGATACTTTTAATGGCCATTTTGCAAAGAAATTGGGAATAACTTGGTTCTTTGAATTTAATTGTGTTGCTTAGCTTTTGAATATGGATTGCAAATTAAGTACTTCCCTTTGGTTTAATATATAGATTTGAATTTCTTCATTTTGGTTGCTCATTCTTGAATAATGAAAAGGCAATAATGCGGCCATAGTCAAAGGACTTAATTTGATAGAGTTGTGAGACATTAAAACTACAGGGCTAGAGCCGATTCTCATTAGCACACCTTCCATGTGTTACGTGGTGATAAATGCATGAtatcaaatataattttgagtaaaaaaattattggtttattttaaaaaaaaatattggtgAATAATAATGAGCAAAAACTTAtgcgagacggtctcacggatcatattttgtgagatatatctcttatttgggtcatccatgaaaaaatattactttttatgttaagagtattattttttattatgaatatcagtagggttgactcgtctcacagataaagattcgtgagatcgtataACAAGAGACCTACTAATAATATGATAAAACTATTTTAAACATcattatttcttttcttttctattAATCGATTTTTTTTAACTAAGTAAAGATTTTTTTACCTTAGTAAACACATCGATCTATTCGGATTCAAAAGCATAGCTTTCTTCGACTAGTCATAATTATtcgaaattaatttttataagcaTATCTTTTAACTTTCTAGAGGCTTTCTCCGGTCATATTCCTTAATGTCAGAAGTCAAATTGGAACTTACATTAGGACAAGGTCTGAAGTAACACATAAGATTAGTTAATAATTTGCAAGATTGGGATGATTTATTAGAATGAGAGTGGGTCTCaactgtgagacgagtcaaccctatcgatattcacaataaaaattaatactcttagcataaaaagtaactttttcatggatgactcaaataaaagatccgtttCAAAAATACGACATATGAGACCGTTTTACACAAGTTTCTGCCTTAGACATAATATCTcccaaaaaattatataaattagaatttttttaaaaaaaaaagctaTTAAAAAGTGACATTTGTGTCTATTTTTCTACGTACCTCGCCGGCAGGCTATTCATCCTATAATTTGAAAATCAAATATCCATTATTTTACAGCCTATAATTTTTCTTTAACTTATTTGtgcttgtttttttttctttttctttcttctaAACATGAATAATGGAGAATCTATTATCTACTACAGTTTGAAGATAATAAATAATGgagataaataatttaatataataaaaaaattaatatagtatttgatttgattgataaataatagTTTTTTTGTGCGATTTATATATGATATAAGATGatctttttaataattaataaagtattaataatattatttattaaataatagtgTCATATTGACGAACGAAATCAGTTACTTTATATGAATCAAGTTTTTTAAAAAGTATAGATAGTTTGAGATTCATTTAATTCATATTATGATTATATCTATAGTATATATAAAGGATGATGTCCTTAGTGGTCCGAATTTATGGCACCAATTAGTTTTGACAAAGAGTAGGTcttttatgagacggtctcacgaatctttatctgttagacgagtcaactctaccgatattcacattaataagtaatactcttagcataaaaagtaatattttttcatggatgacccaaataagagatctgtctcacaaaatacgacttgtaagaccgtctcacacaagtttttgttttttacAAAAACAACATATTCATTTAGATATGTAATGTTTTCCATATAATTTATTCGTAACTAAATTATATAatccaattttaaaataaaaaaatatacatattatctatataaattatatatttaagataattgtattatcggtatccaaataataatttaaaattatagtaAAATTTTATGAATCAACTCGATCTATTAATGATTATGATCATGATTGCGTGTGTGATGTTGCTCGTTActctatttttgagatatggtATATATGTTCACCTTCTTAATTAAATTTGGAGCAGGAATTTGTGTACCAAGTGGGTTGAGaaaatttcaataaaaatatgttattCAGTAATCTGAAACAATGGTTGATAAACAAACAGGTAATACCATGCAAATTTGAAGATTGTTGTTTCAAGGGAGCTTCTAACAAAAGTTCATGTTTATTTCTTCCATTTCAAAGTAAAGATTATTTTTTAAGGGAGCTTCCAAAATGAAGGTACTTTTAAACGAGTGAGTTTATGTTACACTGAGAGTTTTACTttcgatatatttatataagatGATCGATCTCATCTTATACAAAACAAAAATCAGGTACAGACTTCTCGGTGTAGCATAAACTCATCATTTTTAAatggagatttataaaaatttgttAATTGAATAGATTATTGAAATCCTAATTTATGTGGTGAAATGTACATACAGAATgaatgagaaaaaaaaatactaacatTTGTAAGATTATGCTAGAGCCTAAAGGGAACTCAATAAAAAGAGTCatgcacaaatatatatatatatatatatatatatatatatatatatatatatatatatatatatatatatatatatatatatatatatatatatatatactgggtGAAGTAGGAAAGAAATTTGTTTCAATGTCATTATTCATTTTCTTCTAGAAAAATGTTTCTTCTGAAAAATAAACTCAAatgatcattttttttattctcttttctaaaaaaattcttatttttcgctcccaaatttaatattatattactatattaaatttttattcgaactatattattttaaacGCTAAAtagttttattcaaaattttattttgtcgaAATAAAAccatatgaatattttatacGATACAAAAAACACTATTTACTAACTATACGAAGACATTGTTTAATTTTCAATCTGCTTAAAACATTATTCATCATATCAaactaattatataattttattatattataataatatttttctttatattttttataatgtcAAAAATTTCATGTACACCGAGTTAAGTATGATGAATCAAATATTTCCACATTTTCTTGCAGTTTACTATTATCCGAGGAGATATGTCTAGATCAAGAGATGACGAACTTGGATATGGTCGAGCTGATTATAGCCGAGCTGAATCATGCGCAAATGAAATAAAGTTAGGGGGCACCATAAGTGTTTTCGATGTATCATATCCAATGTTTAAGTCAGTCTGGAGAACAAACTTAAAAATGCGAATATAATAGCACTTACGTAAAGCAATAAGTAAATCAAACGATCGAGAATACCTGTTATTTATAAAGTTAGGGCTAGGTACCATGTATGGTAAGATTCAGGTATGGCAAATTACATCAGATGATCTTATCTTATATTTGGTAATTTAGGGATTTAAATTGTATATCACGATTTCATTGAGATTCTTTCCTTATCCATAAGATTTATTCCAGAGTTTTATATGGATAACACTTTATTCACCGTCATATTTGTTTGAGTTCGGGTCGACTGACATAATATCCCGAACAAGACTGCTTTTCCGACTCTTTATCGGGGACTTAATCCCGAGCCGAGGTGATCAAGTCAGGTAGAGTGGTCGGTTCGAGTTCTATCACCTTCGAGTCGGTGCTCCCATAATCTGGCTGATTCACCAAAATTTGTTCGGTACCCCTTGTGCTATGTTCCTCCCGGAGCAGCGGGTCGTGAGATGGACTTTCAAGTAGTTTATTGGGCCCTTATTCTACTCTTAATTGGATTTAATACGGACCTTTTTCGTTAGCTAATGGTCCGTACGTTCCATCGAATCCGAGTCGTCAAAATTAGGGGACTATCAATTTTATTTTAGATACTATAATTTCAATTTCAaacatttataaattttataaaattattttattatttttttaaaaaaaaaaaaaacccatgaGAATCCGCTGATATAATTAAACAACTAACTTAGAATATGCATATGGAGGTGGCAAGAATTTAGATAGGAATGCAATGTAGTCAGCGGGCGTGGcgttattaaaaaaaatggacCACTTTTTCTACAAATCATAATGTAACACGTGTAACAGGAAAACTGCGTGTCGTGATTAGAAGATGTCCACCTCAATACCCATCCAAATATCTCCGTCTCCACGCGTCATCACGTTTTTTGTTTAATAATTGTTGAGTAGGTCTATTTCCAAATCCACTTCTGGTTTTGCCAAGTATACTACTCGATTAGGATTAAATCAAATCGAGTTCCAATAATTTTTATTGATTCCAATCAATTTTTTATGATATTGATTTTTAACTTGATCAAATTCATGAAAAACTTTATATTTTAtagtaaatatattatttttcattttaattatCGATATTTCCAAAAGTTGAAATTAATAAAACGCGCAAGATGTAATGTGTCTGTTACACACAGCGATCAGCTACTGATTATATGTTATTTTAGACGAGGGTTGGTTTCATCCTACATGCAGGGACACTACCTCTGATAGAATTAAGGGCCCAAATTTAACCACAATGAATTAAACTAACctttttttatcattaaaatATGCTGAttaattctaatttttttaaagcacTTTTACCAATTTACTTATCACGCtgacaaaaaataataatgtatATGCCCGCATTATGTGGGGTTGATTACATCCTACATATAGGGGCACTACCTCACGATAGAATCAAGGGCTCAAATTTAGCCACACATATATGGGGtccactatttttttttaaatcacataTGTGTATAAATCTTATCCATCCAAAATATGTGAAGACATTGTCCCCACATATAACATCGAATCTATCATTGTTATGTGGTGTAACGGTGAAAGCAATATTTATATGGGACTTTCTAAATTAAATACATGGTGCTGACTGCTGAGAGGGTGGGAATCAATGATTCTTTAATTATCTGAAGCTATACAAGAAATACAATAGTGAGCCTATTGTTGAGTTAAACGTACGTGTGTGTTAGAATAATACTGAGATGTGATCTCTTGAGAAGATCTCGTTAGTCAAACTGTTGATATTTTCTTATTTAATCTGGTTGAAAAGTTCTCGCTCACCAAATTTTTGATGTTTTGTTATTTAATCTGGTTGACTGAATAGACTCTAAAAAAGTGACGTCGGATCTTAGCGAGTAATATTATCTCTGTTAGTGATTGAGCCGACGGTAGAAAAAATATAAGACTGATCTTTAAATGATATGAGACAATAATAACAGATATATAAACATCTTCCCAAATTCATTAATTTAACAGCTCGACTCATTAGCACATAAGTAGGCACACTCTAGTGTTTGACGTTACAAGTAtaagaaattaaaattatacaCAGATTAATAATTATAACTAAACTAAACTAAATCATTGAACCTAAAAACCACGTTTTTAATATATACAACGACAACTTTAATACATCGATAGATAAATACGCAAAACAGTAATTACACGTTTTAGTTCCTTTGATTTTTTAGTCTGTGTGTATTTCTTCGATACAAAGTCGATCAGGGAGGGGTACAATTTTGAATCTCTAAAAATAGATGGTAATGGCCTCagtttacaatttttttaaaataaaaattgaactgAAATTTTGCTTAAATCGAAGCCAACGCCTTTTCctccttttattattattaccaCTGTTGGGCTTGAGAGTTTTGTTTTAACTATCGAATTTGTCTCTCTTTTTTTGTTCGGATATATTTATTCAACTACAGCATTAGAATGTCTGGCAAATTTACTTAAACAAGTGAACCATCTTTGCTCCTCATTGTGATTACTGGCCGGACAAAGGTTATGTCTTCTTGGACATGGTTTCACATTTTTTTTCATCGATAAAACGGATCGACTCAgttcatatttataattaaatttttttttacataaaaaaataatttttttttatgggtTGAGctatataaaacatatatcataCAAAGTTGATACGTAAAACGGTGTCGTACGGGTTTTTGTGGTACAGAAAAGTAATTCATCATATTcgaattttctatttttttttattaaaataaggaACTGATTATAAAAATGTTATAATAATGGTAATATTAGCAAGGTGGGACAATATTCTGAGTAATTGCCGTATCAGTCAAAAAAAGTCCAACCGATAACGACTATTCCTTTCTGACTGTTGACTCCATATTTAGACCAAATCCCCCACCCTATAAAAACACACCCTATCCTCTGTCTTAATTCATTCAAATATTTCTCCTAGTGTCCACCAAGCTGACAGCGATCAATACAAGTACAACAACTATGTCATCCTCCTCATCCACCACCGCCGCCAATCACGGCGGAGGAACTCCGATCACCGCGATCCATTCAGATATAGTTCGATCCCATATATTGAACAGGCTCGATGGCTCCACCCTCGCCTCAACCAGCTGCGCTTCCGCTCAGTTTCTTTCTTTGTGCAACGACGATCATCTCTGGAGGGAGATTTGCAACTCTACTTGGCCATCCACAACCGACCCACGTGTCCGGGATGTCATCTCCGGCTTCCCATCCGGCTATCGTTCGTTCTACTCCGACTCCTTCCCCGCAGTCCGCCACCAAAACTCCGCCAAGAGAACCAAAACCAAGAAACGGAGTCTTTCGGGCACGTCGACTGAATTAATCTCTGCAGTGGATATTTACTGTGATGACAAGTTAATATACTCTAAAGTAATGGTTACGGAGACTCATTCAGGTTGGTTCACCTATTCGCCTTTCAGGCTAGATCTTTTAGACCCCAAAGAAACAGTTCCAACGCCTCTGGCGTTCGACGGAGAGAATGGTAACTGCGTGGAAATCGCATCCGATCGCCTGAGAGTGAGCTGGGTTATAATCGACCCCGCCAAGAATCGGGCGGTGAACGTGGCCAGCCTAAAGGCCGTGGATGCGCGGCGGCACTGGCTAAACGAGGAAGTACAGATTCGTTTCGCCATTGTGGCCGCCGGAGGCGACGGCGAGCTTGTTCAATGTGCCGTGATGGTCACTTGCGGTGGCAGGGAATGCGGGGAGATGCACGTGAGGGATGTTTACATGCAGGTGGAGGACATGGAGGGAAAGATCGTGTGCGGGATGGAGAGTTTGGAAATTTTACAGGAAGCCATGGAAGGGCAGAGATGCAGAAGTAGCCGAAGAATGGATAAACAGAAGTACGAAATGTTTTTGAAGATGAAGTTAGAGAGTATGGAGAGAAAGCAGAGGAGAGAAAGGAGTTTGGACATTGCGTTCATAGCCACTGGAGTTTCCATTTTCTTGTCTATTTTGATACTTTTTCTGAATAGATAATGAAATTTGAGAGAGCTAGCTAAGTCTGTTACTTTTATGTTTTTCAAAATCTCACACTCAAAACTAATATCAACTTCACTTTTGAGATCACGCAATCTTCCTCTTCAACTCTTGCCAGAAAGAAAAACAATTCACACTCCCCTGCCTTCCAAATTCAACCAGTTCTAGCACCTAGTTGGCCTCCTGACTCAGTTTCTTGTACATATAATTTggttttataaatttaaaatccaaATATCGTATTTTCTTCCTCATCTTCCCCTAGTCTAA
This region of Primulina eburnea isolate SZY01 unplaced genomic scaffold, ASM2296580v1 ctg633_ERROPOS900000, whole genome shotgun sequence genomic DNA includes:
- the LOC140821568 gene encoding phylloplanin-like, whose product is MAIKSILIFLSLAILATCLADAQSAIGIIIVNGTLYCTTNGNITAGSNAGATPVFGNAALQVACTADVLALAPMNGTTNSNGVYSLPLFPRPNATISSIVSNCRLFVLTPLSSCNVALPATGLVSNLLFIKTVIGFLRFTYMAAAGFTLQP
- the LOC140821573 gene encoding F-box protein At2g27310-like, whose amino-acid sequence is MSSSSSTTAANHGGGTPITAIHSDIVRSHILNRLDGSTLASTSCASAQFLSLCNDDHLWREICNSTWPSTTDPRVRDVISGFPSGYRSFYSDSFPAVRHQNSAKRTKTKKRSLSGTSTELISAVDIYCDDKLIYSKVMVTETHSGWFTYSPFRLDLLDPKETVPTPLAFDGENGNCVEIASDRLRVSWVIIDPAKNRAVNVASLKAVDARRHWLNEEVQIRFAIVAAGGDGELVQCAVMVTCGGRECGEMHVRDVYMQVEDMEGKIVCGMESLEILQEAMEGQRCRSSRRMDKQKYEMFLKMKLESMERKQRRERSLDIAFIATGVSIFLSILILFLNR